One segment of Streptomyces bathyalis DNA contains the following:
- a CDS encoding AMP-binding protein: MFTPEVGFPLGDIPEAYAAERPDDVAVRADDEELTWGQLHRASNSVAHGLKLSGVEQGRIVALMLPNGPDVVVAAFACLKIGALPQPLSTALAPAEEQAILELSDPAAVVGLEDGVPLGDGRFRSTTVAKLRQAGGGDAEFATEIGPSWKAPTSGGSTGRPKIILSGSPGTFNAFDTEAWGLRSGEQALITAPVHHNAPFSTTMTTLFNGGTVTLLGKFDAERVLAEIDRHAITWVYLVPTMMRRILALPEQTRERYDLSSLVSVWHCAEPCPPAIKQAWIDWLGAEKIWELYAGTEAQAGCTISGKEWLRHRGSVGSVTWGEIKIVALDGTPVTEPGVTGEVFMRVVPGNPPTFRYIGAELKEIDGWSTLGDIGEFDEDGYLYLHDRRSDMLLVGGVNVYPAEIESALAEHPGVLSSAVIGLPDADRGNRIHAIVQIEQGGTTTAEEIDSFVAKRLSPHKRPRSVELVDTPLRSAAGKLRRSALRAERLADPGAAG; the protein is encoded by the coding sequence ATGTTCACTCCGGAAGTTGGTTTCCCACTCGGTGACATCCCCGAGGCGTATGCGGCGGAGCGTCCGGACGACGTCGCGGTGCGCGCGGACGACGAGGAGCTGACCTGGGGACAGCTTCACCGGGCGAGCAATTCCGTCGCGCACGGCCTCAAGCTGTCCGGTGTCGAGCAGGGACGCATCGTCGCCCTGATGTTGCCGAACGGCCCGGACGTCGTGGTGGCGGCCTTCGCCTGTCTCAAGATCGGCGCCCTCCCGCAGCCGCTCTCGACCGCACTCGCACCCGCTGAGGAGCAGGCGATCCTGGAGCTGTCCGACCCTGCGGCCGTCGTCGGCCTCGAGGACGGCGTGCCCCTGGGCGACGGTCGATTCCGGTCCACGACCGTCGCGAAGCTGCGCCAAGCCGGCGGTGGGGACGCCGAGTTCGCGACGGAGATCGGCCCGTCATGGAAGGCGCCGACCTCGGGAGGATCCACCGGCAGGCCGAAGATCATCCTCTCGGGGTCGCCGGGCACCTTCAACGCCTTCGATACGGAGGCCTGGGGCTTGAGGAGCGGTGAGCAGGCACTCATCACGGCGCCGGTCCACCACAACGCGCCCTTCTCGACGACCATGACGACCCTGTTCAACGGCGGCACAGTCACCCTCCTGGGCAAGTTCGACGCCGAGCGGGTGCTGGCCGAGATCGACCGGCACGCGATCACCTGGGTGTACCTGGTGCCGACCATGATGCGACGCATCCTGGCGCTGCCCGAGCAGACCCGCGAACGCTACGACCTCTCCTCGCTGGTGTCGGTGTGGCACTGCGCGGAACCGTGTCCGCCCGCGATCAAGCAGGCGTGGATCGACTGGCTGGGGGCGGAGAAGATCTGGGAGCTCTACGCCGGAACCGAGGCCCAGGCGGGGTGCACCATCTCGGGCAAGGAATGGCTGCGGCACCGCGGCTCGGTGGGCAGCGTGACCTGGGGCGAAATCAAGATCGTGGCACTCGACGGCACGCCCGTGACCGAGCCGGGAGTCACCGGTGAGGTCTTCATGCGGGTCGTTCCCGGCAACCCGCCCACGTTCCGCTACATCGGAGCGGAACTGAAGGAGATCGACGGGTGGTCGACCCTCGGCGACATCGGTGAGTTCGACGAGGACGGCTACCTCTATCTGCACGACCGACGCTCGGACATGCTGCTGGTCGGCGGCGTCAACGTCTATCCCGCCGAGATCGAGAGCGCGCTCGCCGAGCACCCTGGCGTCCTGTCCAGTGCGGTCATCGGGCTGCCGGACGCCGACCGTGGGAACCGGATCCACGCCATCGTGCAGATCGAACAGGGCGGCACGACCACGGCCGAGGAGATCGACTCATTCGTCGCGAAGAGGCTGTCGCCCCACAAGCGGCCCAGGTCGGTCGAGCTCGTGGACACCCCACTGCGCAGCGCGGCAGGCAAGTTGAGGCGCTCCGCGCTGCGGGCCGAGCGCCTGGCCGACCCCGGGGCAGCCGGCTGA
- a CDS encoding MFS transporter: protein MTSSAQAHVDGGGSAPAPAAERRSSRKLLAAGLIGSSIEWYDFFLYGMAAALAFPHVFFPDSSPLMGTLLSFSTFWAGFVARPLGGVLAGHFGDKYGRKPTVVVCLVGMTAATFLIGCLPSAATVGILAPTLLVVLRFLQGIAAGGQWGGIALLLTESASAKRRGFAGTFGQTSVPVAVIIANLVLIAASTLLPSDAFLSWGWRIPFLLSAVMFPVVLYIQTKVEDTPDFRKLQEEAARKQQATVVRAPLNEAVRRNWGRILLGCGTLSATNSLFYVSITGLLSYGTTTLHMERNSLLTVTLLSSALMTVVLPVAGHLSDKFGRRILILVGGLGVAAWAFPYFALVGTKSAPLIFVAVAVGFLFQGLTYGPAAAFLGELFAPNVRYSGASLAYQLSAIVVSGGTPILMTAVIAETGTTTLVAVYIALMGLITFASAWFLPETNPLEVRRDPDALPGAHLYS, encoded by the coding sequence ATGACTTCATCCGCGCAAGCGCACGTCGACGGCGGCGGCTCTGCTCCCGCCCCGGCGGCCGAGCGCCGCTCCTCCCGGAAGCTCCTCGCGGCCGGGCTGATCGGCAGCTCGATCGAGTGGTACGACTTCTTCCTGTACGGCATGGCGGCGGCGCTGGCCTTCCCGCACGTCTTCTTTCCCGACTCGTCCCCCCTCATGGGCACCTTGCTGTCCTTCAGCACGTTCTGGGCCGGTTTCGTGGCCCGGCCCCTCGGCGGGGTCCTCGCGGGCCACTTCGGCGACAAGTACGGCCGTAAGCCCACGGTCGTGGTCTGCCTCGTCGGAATGACGGCCGCGACCTTCCTCATCGGCTGCCTGCCGAGCGCCGCGACCGTCGGCATACTCGCTCCGACCCTGCTGGTGGTGCTGCGCTTCCTCCAGGGGATCGCGGCGGGCGGCCAGTGGGGCGGAATCGCGCTTCTCCTCACGGAGTCGGCGTCCGCGAAGCGTCGCGGGTTCGCGGGCACGTTCGGCCAGACGAGCGTCCCGGTCGCGGTCATCATCGCCAACCTGGTCCTCATCGCGGCCAGCACCCTGTTGCCGAGCGATGCCTTCCTGAGCTGGGGCTGGCGCATCCCGTTCCTGCTCAGCGCCGTGATGTTCCCCGTCGTTCTCTACATTCAGACGAAGGTCGAGGACACCCCCGACTTCCGGAAGCTGCAGGAAGAGGCCGCGCGGAAGCAGCAGGCGACCGTGGTACGGGCGCCCCTGAACGAGGCCGTACGCCGGAACTGGGGCCGCATCCTCCTCGGCTGCGGCACTCTTTCCGCCACGAACAGCCTCTTCTACGTCAGCATCACCGGCCTGCTGAGCTACGGCACGACCACGCTCCACATGGAGCGGAACTCGCTGCTGACGGTCACGCTGCTGAGCTCCGCGCTGATGACGGTGGTCCTCCCCGTCGCGGGACATCTGTCGGACAAGTTCGGGCGACGGATCCTGATCCTCGTGGGCGGGCTCGGCGTAGCGGCCTGGGCCTTCCCCTACTTCGCGCTGGTGGGGACGAAATCGGCACCATTGATCTTCGTCGCGGTCGCCGTCGGATTCCTCTTCCAGGGACTGACGTACGGCCCGGCGGCCGCCTTCCTCGGTGAGCTCTTCGCGCCGAACGTCCGGTACTCCGGCGCCTCTCTCGCCTACCAGCTCTCCGCCATCGTCGTCAGCGGCGGCACACCGATCCTGATGACCGCCGTCATCGCGGAGACGGGGACGACCACCCTGGTCGCGGTCTACATCGCTCTCATGGGCCTCATCACCTTCGCCAGCGCCTGGTTCCTGCCCGAGACGAACCCGCTGGAGGTGCGCCGGGACCCCGACGCCCTTCCCGGAGCACACCTCTACAGCTGA
- a CDS encoding helix-turn-helix domain-containing protein, translating to MAGMESGTHGATDNDELASYRLRRERELSSLYATARSLAALGEVDEVLPSIVRHAHELIGSDFAYLSLLDAEGNLTLRASAGTISPEFSSARMPPGAGLGGRVIESKAPFWVSNYREARTLRHNSTFDQLVAGEGLMALLGVPLLVGERAVGALFAADRTERPFENDEVALFSAFADHAAIALNNARLYEESRISVQRLQEANRTIEDQVTTMERAAAVHEALTHVVLTGGGPGDLAQVLVEHLQGMVTVLDRDDRVVASRSSGGAVVGTGREPAPELLEAARRTGRCATAEGDDGAVRSVAVIQAGGSHLGSLSLTRPAAPEPPDIRMLERSAQIMGLLILMRDARVEAEERVRGELLMELLSRQPLHPAQRDRAIARGVEVDHLDVLVVADCPGKSTSDVVRQLNAVSPEWSGLAGEYLGRATMLLRADDVDDVANAIHDRLRHTLGAPVLVVADRIQGQERSRSFTLAQRCLEVMRSLGETDRGSTTQQHAMYALVFDPERSHDLDRFLTDSLGPLLEYDQRRSTDLVTTTAAYFANSGNLSRTARSLHVHMNTLLKRLDRIGALLGDDWRAPDSALRLHLAVRLRELRVAFEGGSSGAEG from the coding sequence ATGGCAGGCATGGAATCCGGCACGCACGGCGCCACTGACAACGACGAGCTGGCTTCCTACCGGCTGCGGCGCGAGCGCGAGCTCAGCAGCCTGTACGCCACGGCTCGCTCGCTGGCCGCCCTCGGCGAGGTCGACGAGGTCCTCCCGTCGATCGTCAGACACGCTCACGAGTTGATCGGCAGCGACTTCGCCTACCTGTCACTCCTGGACGCGGAGGGCAACCTCACCCTCCGAGCGTCGGCAGGCACCATCTCGCCGGAGTTCTCATCGGCGCGCATGCCTCCGGGGGCCGGTCTGGGCGGGCGCGTGATCGAGTCCAAGGCCCCCTTCTGGGTCAGCAACTACCGCGAGGCCCGTACCCTCCGCCACAACTCCACGTTCGACCAGCTCGTGGCGGGCGAGGGGCTCATGGCGCTGCTCGGCGTACCGCTTCTGGTGGGCGAGCGCGCGGTGGGGGCCCTCTTCGCAGCCGACCGCACCGAACGGCCCTTCGAGAACGACGAGGTCGCCCTGTTCAGCGCCTTCGCCGACCACGCGGCTATCGCCCTCAACAACGCGAGGCTCTACGAGGAGAGCCGTATCTCGGTGCAGCGGCTCCAGGAGGCGAATCGCACGATCGAGGACCAGGTGACCACGATGGAGCGTGCGGCGGCCGTTCACGAGGCACTCACTCACGTGGTGCTGACGGGCGGCGGGCCCGGGGACCTCGCGCAGGTTCTCGTCGAGCACCTGCAGGGCATGGTGACCGTCCTGGACCGGGACGACAGAGTCGTCGCCAGCCGCTCCTCCGGAGGAGCCGTGGTCGGGACCGGCCGGGAACCGGCTCCGGAACTGCTCGAGGCGGCGCGCAGGACCGGGCGGTGCGCCACCGCGGAGGGCGACGACGGGGCCGTCCGCAGCGTGGCGGTCATCCAGGCCGGCGGCAGCCACCTCGGTTCGCTGTCCCTGACGCGTCCTGCCGCACCGGAGCCGCCGGACATCCGCATGCTCGAACGCTCGGCCCAGATCATGGGGTTGTTGATCCTCATGCGCGATGCCCGCGTCGAAGCGGAGGAGCGGGTCCGTGGCGAGTTGCTCATGGAACTGCTGTCACGCCAGCCGCTCCACCCTGCTCAGCGCGACAGGGCGATCGCCCGCGGGGTCGAGGTCGATCACCTCGATGTCCTCGTCGTGGCCGACTGCCCCGGGAAGTCCACGAGCGACGTCGTGCGGCAGCTGAACGCCGTCTCGCCCGAGTGGTCCGGGCTGGCGGGCGAGTATCTGGGCCGGGCCACGATGCTGTTGCGCGCCGACGACGTGGACGACGTGGCGAACGCGATCCACGACCGACTGCGGCACACGCTCGGCGCGCCGGTACTCGTGGTCGCCGATCGCATCCAGGGACAGGAGCGGTCCCGCTCGTTCACGCTGGCACAGCGCTGCCTCGAGGTGATGCGCTCCCTGGGAGAGACCGACCGCGGCTCGACCACCCAGCAGCACGCGATGTACGCACTCGTCTTCGACCCTGAACGCTCGCACGACCTGGACCGGTTCCTCACCGACTCCCTCGGGCCGCTCCTGGAGTACGACCAGCGGCGCTCGACCGACCTGGTCACCACGACGGCCGCCTACTTCGCCAACTCCGGGAACCTGAGCCGGACCGCGCGCTCCCTGCACGTCCACATGAACACCTTGCTCAAGCGCCTGGACCGGATCGGGGCCCTGCTCGGCGACGACTGGCGCGCCCCGGACTCCGCGCTGCGTCTCCACCTGGCGGTCCGCCTACGTGAACTGCGGGTGGCGTTCGAAGGGGGCAGCTCAGGCGCCGAGGGTTGA
- a CDS encoding FG-GAP repeat protein → MSRSRRILTYAIAAAVAATAGFVFPSGATAAAPRTTTSDFNGDGYADLAVGVPDGTVGGKAKAGYVNVVLGGPKGAGAHGSFRLTQATPEVPGTPEAGDRFGASVTLVDLSGDGIAELLAGAPGEDVTDRGTDAGMVTVVGGSTDGPGPGSTTMTGPSPSAAYGKSVVAAEMTGDDNKEIVVGGTDKVAARVIKGEDSMITTVVTDHMGGRAPVLATGDFDSDGMADLAVAYWTVDAPFTQSHVRLWKWDTDQSEMANFWNTDNAGVTALAAGDFDGDGHDDLALGECREIADENIDDPCGPEELAKGGGIHTHYGSPASGSFGSRAQTLNQDTAGVPGVAENGDRFGAALAVADVNRDGRDDLISGAPGEAIGSQAGAGAAWLLRGGAQGLLDANGAATSVTWNQDTAGVPGVAEAGDAFGAAVASGDHNADGVPDVTVGSPGENASLGAAWLLPKGSAAGSAAFSPRTLGLPYLSTAHKYGKPLNSR, encoded by the coding sequence GTGTCACGCAGCCGCCGCATCCTGACGTACGCCATCGCAGCCGCCGTTGCGGCCACCGCCGGGTTCGTGTTCCCGTCCGGCGCCACCGCTGCGGCACCCCGTACCACCACGAGCGACTTCAACGGCGACGGCTACGCGGACCTCGCCGTCGGCGTCCCGGACGGGACCGTCGGGGGCAAGGCCAAGGCCGGGTATGTGAACGTCGTCCTGGGCGGCCCGAAGGGCGCCGGCGCCCACGGAAGCTTCCGTCTCACCCAGGCCACCCCCGAGGTTCCCGGCACCCCGGAGGCCGGCGACCGCTTCGGCGCATCCGTGACCCTGGTGGACCTCAGCGGCGACGGCATCGCGGAACTGCTCGCCGGTGCCCCCGGCGAGGACGTCACCGACCGCGGTACGGACGCGGGCATGGTCACCGTCGTGGGCGGCTCGACGGACGGGCCCGGGCCGGGGTCGACGACCATGACGGGGCCGTCGCCGTCGGCCGCGTACGGCAAATCGGTCGTGGCGGCCGAGATGACCGGCGACGACAACAAGGAGATCGTGGTCGGGGGCACGGACAAGGTCGCCGCTCGGGTCATCAAGGGTGAGGACAGCATGATCACGACCGTCGTCACCGACCACATGGGCGGCCGCGCCCCCGTCCTGGCCACCGGCGACTTCGACAGCGACGGCATGGCGGACCTGGCCGTGGCGTACTGGACCGTGGACGCCCCCTTCACGCAGTCCCACGTGCGCCTGTGGAAGTGGGACACCGACCAGTCCGAGATGGCCAACTTCTGGAACACGGACAACGCCGGCGTGACGGCCCTGGCCGCCGGCGACTTCGACGGTGACGGCCACGACGACCTGGCCCTCGGCGAGTGCCGCGAGATCGCCGACGAGAACATCGACGACCCCTGCGGCCCCGAGGAACTCGCCAAGGGGGGTGGCATCCACACGCACTACGGAAGCCCAGCGAGCGGCTCGTTCGGCAGCCGTGCCCAGACCCTCAACCAGGACACGGCGGGCGTCCCGGGCGTGGCCGAGAACGGCGACCGCTTCGGCGCCGCCCTCGCCGTAGCCGACGTCAACCGCGACGGCCGCGACGACCTGATCTCGGGCGCTCCGGGTGAGGCCATCGGAAGCCAGGCGGGGGCGGGCGCGGCCTGGCTGCTCCGCGGCGGCGCTCAGGGTCTGCTCGACGCCAACGGCGCTGCCACGTCCGTCACCTGGAACCAGGACACCGCCGGCGTTCCCGGCGTCGCCGAGGCCGGCGACGCCTTCGGCGCGGCGGTCGCCTCGGGCGACCACAACGCCGACGGTGTACCGGACGTCACGGTCGGATCCCCTGGCGAGAACGCCTCCCTGGGAGCCGCATGGCTCCTCCCCAAGGGCTCGGCCGCAGGCTCGGCGGCCTTCTCGCCCCGCACGCTCGGCCTCCCGTATCTGTCCACGGCCCACAAGTACGGCAAGCCACTGAACAGTCGCTGA
- a CDS encoding roadblock/LC7 domain-containing protein, producing MNSYTNSGQADGISGRTSRNACDLHWLLNNLADGVPGILSVVVVASDGMALLASDSGQAGVSPDDERHANRKLSADLGAIVAGLGALTDGAAELVDGGTVRQTVITMADGSLFVMSISDGSLLGAFASPECDPGMVGYQMARFVGRAGHALTPELRDELRQRMQG from the coding sequence TTGAACTCGTACACCAACTCCGGCCAAGCCGACGGCATTTCGGGTCGGACGAGCAGGAACGCCTGCGATCTGCACTGGCTGTTGAACAACCTGGCCGACGGGGTGCCGGGCATCCTCTCCGTGGTTGTTGTCGCCTCGGACGGGATGGCGTTGCTGGCCTCCGACTCCGGTCAGGCAGGCGTCTCGCCGGACGACGAACGCCACGCGAACCGGAAACTCTCGGCCGACTTGGGCGCCATCGTCGCTGGACTCGGGGCTCTGACCGATGGCGCTGCGGAGTTGGTGGACGGCGGCACCGTCAGGCAAACCGTGATCACCATGGCCGACGGCAGCCTCTTCGTGATGTCCATCAGCGACGGTTCTCTGCTCGGGGCCTTTGCGAGTCCGGAATGCGACCCGGGGATGGTCGGCTACCAGATGGCTCGGTTCGTCGGCAGGGCCGGCCACGCGCTCACACCGGAGCTGCGCGATGAATTGCGCCAGCGCATGCAGGGCTGA
- a CDS encoding DUF4246 domain-containing protein, with product MTSLSAFPLPFHASRSISFATPRTLRELQMMQCSSIIRAKPGWFDKMDDADIVARWTQEAVAQGLTEAQVRYVLAELRHYAALRDGRTGIEVSAVDGVWQSDALVDAELACRLREAVRVLEEVPEEARDWHPGSGGQVLDLVHPSLFCLVREASGAPERTWQKPAGRSSEYEFSERFQWLPTDVDVSADGDVVLRSYVNNVHPEKHRELASVLPDLLARMRPLLENVLTDLRHPRPLRIEADPFGWYPPAWYDSEPEYPAKSSYSDDGAHADALRAWEEAQDHWWQNRRPAIPDAPAFTSPELPDESARVDLRGRRLQVIVKLATIHLTPDKPEYPGGSWHVEGMMNERIVSTCIYYWDSENITESRLSFRAAVDDPHYEQNDDNGVREVYGLEDEDALNQMLGSASTPEGRCLAFPNILQHRVGSFRLADPTRPGHRKILAFFLVDPSEKIVSTSDVPPQQPWSDTSTMTLEEAKNYREQLMQERKFFVDEHNEQLYEREFSLCEH from the coding sequence TTGACCAGCCTGTCTGCTTTCCCGCTGCCCTTTCATGCCTCCCGTTCCATATCGTTCGCGACACCCCGAACACTGCGGGAACTTCAGATGATGCAGTGCAGCTCGATCATCCGGGCGAAGCCGGGCTGGTTCGACAAGATGGACGATGCCGACATCGTCGCCAGGTGGACGCAAGAAGCGGTCGCCCAGGGCCTCACCGAAGCGCAGGTCCGTTACGTGCTTGCCGAACTCCGGCATTACGCCGCGCTGCGGGACGGACGGACCGGCATCGAGGTGTCCGCCGTCGACGGGGTGTGGCAGTCGGACGCGCTGGTCGACGCCGAGCTCGCATGCCGGCTGCGCGAGGCGGTCCGGGTTCTGGAAGAGGTCCCCGAGGAGGCGAGGGACTGGCATCCCGGATCCGGCGGCCAGGTACTGGATCTGGTTCATCCGTCGCTGTTCTGCCTGGTGAGAGAGGCGAGCGGTGCGCCCGAGCGGACGTGGCAGAAGCCGGCGGGCCGCTCCTCCGAGTACGAATTCTCGGAGAGATTCCAGTGGCTGCCCACGGACGTCGACGTCAGTGCCGACGGCGATGTCGTCCTTCGCTCGTACGTGAACAACGTCCACCCCGAGAAGCATCGCGAACTGGCCTCCGTCCTACCGGACTTGCTCGCGCGCATGCGCCCGCTGCTGGAAAATGTGCTCACCGATCTGCGCCATCCGCGGCCGCTGCGGATCGAGGCCGATCCTTTCGGGTGGTATCCCCCCGCGTGGTACGACTCGGAGCCGGAATACCCGGCCAAATCCTCCTACAGCGATGACGGGGCCCACGCGGACGCCCTCCGGGCATGGGAAGAGGCCCAGGACCACTGGTGGCAGAACCGTCGCCCGGCCATCCCGGACGCCCCTGCCTTCACCTCCCCCGAGTTGCCTGATGAGTCCGCCCGAGTCGACCTGCGCGGCCGCCGTCTCCAGGTCATCGTCAAGCTCGCCACGATTCACCTCACGCCGGACAAGCCCGAGTACCCCGGCGGTTCCTGGCATGTCGAGGGGATGATGAACGAGCGGATCGTCTCGACCTGCATCTACTACTGGGACAGCGAGAACATCACCGAAAGCCGGCTGAGTTTCCGGGCGGCAGTCGACGATCCGCACTACGAACAGAACGACGACAACGGCGTGCGTGAGGTGTACGGCCTGGAGGACGAAGACGCACTGAACCAGATGCTCGGATCGGCATCGACTCCAGAGGGCCGCTGCCTGGCGTTCCCGAACATCCTGCAACACCGCGTCGGTTCATTCCGTCTCGCGGATCCCACCCGTCCGGGACATCGCAAAATACTCGCGTTCTTCCTGGTCGACCCGTCGGAAAAGATCGTCTCGACATCCGATGTACCACCGCAGCAACCATGGTCCGACACGTCGACCATGACGCTTGAAGAGGCCAAGAACTACCGCGAACAACTCATGCAGGAACGCAAGTTCTTCGTCGACGAACACAACGAGCAGCTCTACGAACGCGAATTCTCCCTCTGCGAGCACTGA
- a CDS encoding protein kinase domain-containing protein: protein MRDLEPGDPRSVGDYRLLSRLGAGGMGQVFLGMSPGGRRVAVKVVHRELVQQSEFHSRFRREVLANRLVSGAYTAPVVVSDLGPFPPATVLALAAALAEALTSIHDAGLVHRDLKPSNVLLAEDGPRVIDFGIARINEASSITRTGMMIGSPGFMSPEQVNSAEITPASDVFSLGTVLAYAATGINPFGEGPAHAMGYRAVYTEPDLEAVSRPDLRSLIADCLAKTPEERPAPKDILVRAGFDPGLTTLLDNEAWLPAAKRVRSFDQAIADADTVTRNTPESVDAPATTTRPAKPGPEPRRGPTRRAALLSAVGLVVAAGVPAGIYLTREQGPDPIGAWPLDERSKEADSIGSNDGKAYRVRWGEGNGGAPLFDGRSDIVIPDRVVSTGPGKEFSVSAWVYLSRTLGSFATAVSQSAGDTSNFYLRYSPAAGRWAFADRDGGATSRDHPEISTWTHLVGVRKGGELHLYVNGVEQRSHKAATPAVGTPADKLFIGRARGADGRAADWFPGSIKDVQVFNKALSPDQIKVLAKPNGD from the coding sequence GTGAGGGACTTGGAACCGGGGGATCCACGTTCCGTCGGCGACTACCGGTTATTGAGCCGCCTGGGCGCGGGGGGCATGGGGCAGGTCTTCCTCGGGATGTCCCCAGGGGGGCGGCGGGTCGCGGTCAAGGTGGTGCATCGCGAGCTGGTCCAGCAGTCGGAGTTCCATTCCCGGTTCCGCCGGGAGGTTCTGGCCAACCGGCTGGTGAGCGGCGCATACACCGCTCCGGTGGTCGTTTCCGACCTCGGGCCGTTCCCTCCGGCGACGGTGCTGGCCCTTGCGGCGGCGCTGGCCGAAGCCCTGACCTCGATCCACGACGCGGGCCTTGTGCACCGCGATCTCAAACCCTCCAACGTGCTGCTCGCCGAGGACGGACCTCGGGTCATCGACTTCGGTATCGCGCGTATCAACGAGGCCAGCAGCATCACCAGAACGGGCATGATGATCGGCTCGCCGGGCTTCATGTCTCCCGAACAGGTCAACAGCGCAGAGATCACACCCGCCAGCGATGTCTTCTCCCTTGGCACGGTTCTGGCCTATGCGGCGACCGGCATCAATCCGTTCGGGGAAGGCCCGGCCCACGCGATGGGCTACCGAGCCGTCTACACGGAACCAGACCTCGAAGCTGTCAGCCGGCCCGACCTGCGCAGTCTCATCGCCGACTGCCTGGCCAAGACCCCTGAAGAGCGCCCCGCCCCCAAGGACATCCTCGTACGCGCGGGCTTCGACCCGGGACTCACGACACTCCTCGACAACGAGGCCTGGCTGCCCGCCGCCAAACGCGTCCGCTCCTTCGATCAGGCGATCGCAGACGCCGACACAGTCACCAGGAACACCCCTGAGTCCGTCGATGCCCCGGCGACCACAACACGCCCGGCCAAGCCGGGTCCGGAGCCGCGGCGCGGCCCCACTCGGCGCGCCGCACTACTTTCCGCGGTCGGCCTCGTCGTCGCCGCTGGTGTCCCCGCCGGGATCTACCTCACTCGCGAGCAGGGGCCCGATCCGATCGGGGCCTGGCCGCTCGACGAACGGTCGAAAGAGGCCGACAGCATCGGCAGCAACGACGGAAAGGCGTACAGGGTGCGCTGGGGAGAAGGGAACGGTGGGGCCCCGCTGTTCGACGGCCGGAGTGACATCGTCATCCCGGACAGGGTTGTCAGTACGGGGCCGGGCAAGGAATTCAGCGTCTCCGCGTGGGTGTACCTCAGCAGGACGCTCGGCTCGTTCGCCACCGCTGTCAGCCAGTCCGCCGGCGACACCAGCAACTTCTACCTCCGGTACTCGCCCGCGGCCGGCCGTTGGGCCTTCGCAGACAGGGATGGCGGTGCGACGTCCCGCGACCATCCAGAGATCTCGACCTGGACCCACCTCGTCGGCGTGCGCAAGGGCGGCGAGCTGCATCTCTACGTCAACGGGGTCGAGCAGCGGTCCCACAAGGCTGCGACTCCCGCCGTCGGAACCCCCGCCGACAAGCTGTTCATCGGCCGCGCCCGCGGTGCCGACGGTAGAGCCGCCGATTGGTTTCCCGGCAGCATCAAAGACGTCCAAGTCTTCAACAAGGCGCTCTCCCCTGATCAGATCAAGGTTCTGGCGAAGCCGAACGGAGACTGA